A window of the Radiobacillus deserti genome harbors these coding sequences:
- a CDS encoding MFS transporter codes for MRFFEKYNVLLIGFIFFTGIMGTRPLIPLLASQLGASVAEIGVIVALYPLFPFFLAIKMGQIVDRAGYKRPIVASTFVGALAILLPFVNASIWSILLSQILAGISHTVFAVSAQTLASASKSHDEREKSIMLFSIGVALGSFLGPMLGGLFADIWDYAVAFGLLSGVSVLSACFTLFIKSDSHREATRKSTKLKQSLSLLKIKNLRVAFLVSILIILGKDIYTAYFPLLGVEFGLSDATIGFIISLNAAGGILIRWLIPYLLSNFSRTKIIMGSIVVSGVFFFALPFFESAMILAILSFIVGLGSGLGQPLSISTTADSLPQDRIGEGLGLRLTANRLTQISAPILFGAVAHVASVAGVFFIVGVLTVFGGTKARVPDV; via the coding sequence TTGAGATTTTTTGAAAAATATAATGTATTACTAATAGGGTTTATCTTTTTTACCGGGATTATGGGGACAAGGCCGTTGATTCCACTACTCGCTAGTCAGCTAGGGGCTAGTGTTGCAGAGATTGGGGTTATCGTGGCGCTGTACCCGTTATTTCCGTTTTTCTTAGCGATTAAAATGGGACAGATTGTCGATCGTGCCGGGTATAAGCGACCAATTGTCGCTAGTACCTTCGTTGGTGCGCTCGCTATTTTACTTCCATTCGTAAATGCGAGTATATGGTCGATTCTCCTTTCACAAATTTTAGCTGGGATTTCGCACACCGTGTTTGCTGTATCTGCGCAAACCTTAGCCAGTGCCAGCAAGTCGCATGATGAACGAGAGAAAAGTATTATGCTGTTCAGTATCGGGGTTGCGCTAGGAAGCTTCTTAGGACCGATGCTTGGAGGGCTTTTTGCAGATATATGGGATTACGCGGTCGCGTTCGGATTGTTAAGTGGTGTTTCGGTGCTCTCCGCATGCTTCACGCTGTTTATTAAGTCGGATTCGCATCGAGAGGCTACGAGAAAGTCGACCAAGCTGAAGCAGTCCTTGTCCTTATTAAAGATTAAAAATCTTCGAGTTGCTTTTTTAGTCAGTATTCTCATTATATTAGGAAAAGACATTTACACGGCTTATTTCCCATTGTTAGGGGTGGAATTTGGTTTATCAGATGCCACGATTGGCTTCATCATTTCTTTAAACGCTGCAGGTGGAATTTTAATTCGTTGGCTGATTCCTTATCTTCTTTCCAATTTTAGTAGAACCAAAATTATCATGGGTTCCATTGTAGTATCAGGTGTATTTTTCTTTGCCTTGCCGTTTTTCGAAAGTGCGATGATTCTGGCGATTTTATCCTTTATAGTCGGGCTTGGCTCAGGACTTGGACAACCATTATCGATTTCAACGACGGCGGATTCACTCCCACAGGATAGAATTGGCGAAGGGCTTGGTTTACGCTTAACGGCTAACCGGCTAACGCAAATTTCTGCTCCGATTCTATTTGGAGCAGTTGCCCATGTAGCGAGTGTTGCTGGTGTCTTCTTTATCGTCGGTGTCCTTACTGTCTTTGGCGGGACGAAAGCAAGAGTGCCGGATGTGTAA
- a CDS encoding glycoside hydrolase family 18 protein produces the protein MQIHVVQRGETLWRIAQTYNSSTQHIVQANQIPDPNQLVVGQALVIPIWGSFYWVQPGDTLWAIGQRFGIPYTTIAQMNQINPNAPLPIGLRLFIPPIPKRNAEINAYIEPRGTTVSDALLRDARASAPYLTYLAPFSYQVRRDGTLQSMPLEGIPEIAEESGASLMMVVTNLEGGQFSGELGKDILQSRAVQDLLLDNIIAEARRVGKFTDVHFDFEFLPGDQREAYNSFLRRAAERLRNEGLLISSALAPKTRADQPGQWYEAHDYRAHGEIVDFVVLMTYEWGYSGGPPMAVSPIGPVEKVLQYALTEMPASKIMMGQNLYGYDWTLPYVEGGPYARSVSPQRAIELAKQYGVPIQYDVQAQAPHFDYVDEQGKSHKVWFEDARSIQAKFDLLKRLGLRGVSYWKLGLPFPQNWLLIAENFNVVKR, from the coding sequence ATGCAGATTCATGTGGTACAACGAGGGGAAACGCTATGGCGAATAGCTCAGACCTATAACTCCTCTACTCAACATATAGTGCAAGCCAACCAAATCCCAGACCCTAACCAGCTGGTGGTAGGGCAGGCATTAGTGATACCGATTTGGGGAAGCTTTTACTGGGTACAACCGGGGGATACATTATGGGCAATAGGGCAGCGGTTCGGGATTCCATATACGACGATTGCTCAAATGAATCAAATCAATCCTAATGCTCCATTACCGATTGGACTCCGTCTCTTTATACCACCTATTCCGAAAAGAAACGCAGAAATTAATGCGTATATCGAGCCGAGAGGAACGACGGTTAGTGACGCTCTGCTACGAGATGCGAGAGCTAGTGCTCCTTATTTGACGTATCTTGCTCCGTTTAGCTATCAAGTAAGAAGAGATGGCACGCTCCAGTCGATGCCTTTAGAAGGAATTCCAGAGATTGCAGAAGAATCGGGAGCTTCCTTAATGATGGTGGTTACGAATTTAGAGGGTGGACAGTTTAGTGGCGAGCTGGGAAAAGATATTCTCCAGAGTCGTGCGGTTCAGGATTTGCTACTCGATAACATTATTGCGGAAGCGAGACGGGTTGGTAAATTTACGGATGTGCACTTTGACTTTGAGTTTTTACCAGGAGACCAACGAGAAGCTTACAACAGCTTTTTACGAAGAGCTGCTGAACGATTGCGCAATGAAGGCTTGTTAATCTCGAGTGCCTTGGCACCAAAGACAAGAGCAGATCAACCTGGTCAATGGTATGAAGCGCATGATTATCGAGCGCACGGTGAGATTGTGGATTTTGTCGTGCTCATGACCTATGAGTGGGGGTATTCGGGTGGTCCTCCGATGGCAGTTTCTCCGATTGGACCGGTAGAAAAGGTGCTGCAGTACGCGCTGACAGAAATGCCAGCCTCTAAAATTATGATGGGTCAAAATCTGTATGGCTATGACTGGACATTGCCTTATGTAGAAGGTGGGCCATACGCTCGGTCCGTTAGTCCACAGCGAGCAATTGAGCTGGCAAAGCAATATGGTGTACCGATACAATACGATGTGCAAGCACAGGCACCGCACTTTGACTATGTAGATGAGCAAGGGAAGTCACACAAAGTATGGTTTGAGGATGCTCGTTCGATACAGGCGAAGTTTGACCTTCTCAAGCGGCTAGGGTTGCGTGGCGTAAGCTATTGGAAGCTTGGCTTGCCGTTTCCGCAGAATTGGTTGTTGATTGCAGAGAATTTTAACGTCGTGAAGCGATAA
- a CDS encoding SpoIID/LytB domain-containing protein has translation MKNLLLLLSTILICLFPITIHAENMMTVKLTNYIENPSKLKIEFKGDYKSLDPTLTIKEGVAYQLTMKKGSLVLKGKKEKHTFQDSLILIPDKYDENHILYINDRPYLGAMEFRAEEDNTIRPVNQLPLEDYLKGVVPFEVYPTWDLEALKAQALAARTYAASHINEEINDTISYQVYGGYTWKEKTTKAVEETKGEVITHKGKLIEAFFSASNGGVTESNKNVWGGKAQSYFPIKKDPYDPIEPWEFTLHRTQIDLNTIDWDAFDWWDALQEKDKDISESMKRYLKGKGYSGDLKILAIPKFELAEKQLSSERSVKGSLTVEFMERLFDGTVLFHRYNLTNVNLNKIRPMIGGTIFKSYLIDSLEADKESYTMKGRGFGHGVGMSQWGAQGMAESGKSYREIIQFYYPGTKITPFDK, from the coding sequence ATGAAGAATTTACTGCTATTATTATCAACCATACTCATCTGCTTATTCCCAATCACCATACACGCCGAAAACATGATGACCGTAAAACTGACCAACTACATAGAGAATCCATCCAAGCTTAAAATCGAATTCAAAGGCGATTACAAATCCCTAGACCCAACTCTAACAATAAAGGAAGGAGTAGCCTATCAATTAACGATGAAAAAAGGGTCTCTCGTTCTTAAAGGGAAAAAGGAAAAACACACCTTTCAAGATTCTCTGATTCTAATCCCGGACAAATACGATGAGAACCATATTCTATACATAAATGACCGACCATATTTAGGTGCGATGGAATTCAGAGCGGAAGAGGATAACACGATTCGCCCCGTTAACCAGCTCCCATTGGAGGATTACTTAAAAGGTGTCGTTCCCTTTGAAGTCTATCCAACCTGGGACCTTGAAGCATTAAAAGCCCAAGCGCTAGCTGCAAGAACCTACGCGGCCTCTCATATTAACGAGGAAATTAACGACACAATCAGCTACCAAGTCTACGGCGGCTATACGTGGAAGGAGAAAACAACGAAGGCGGTGGAGGAAACGAAGGGGGAAGTCATTACCCATAAAGGGAAGCTAATCGAGGCTTTCTTTTCTGCGAGTAACGGAGGTGTGACAGAAAGTAATAAAAACGTTTGGGGTGGAAAAGCGCAGTCTTATTTTCCAATTAAGAAGGATCCTTATGATCCAATCGAGCCTTGGGAGTTCACGTTACACCGAACCCAAATTGATTTAAATACCATTGATTGGGATGCTTTTGACTGGTGGGACGCATTACAGGAAAAGGATAAAGACATTTCGGAATCCATGAAGCGCTACTTAAAAGGAAAGGGCTATTCCGGGGATTTGAAAATCCTGGCCATACCGAAATTCGAGCTCGCAGAAAAGCAACTTTCCTCGGAGCGGAGTGTAAAGGGATCGTTGACTGTTGAGTTTATGGAAAGATTGTTTGATGGCACCGTTTTGTTTCATCGATATAATCTAACCAACGTGAATCTAAATAAAATACGTCCCATGATTGGCGGAACAATTTTTAAGAGTTATCTGATTGATTCGCTTGAAGCAGATAAGGAAAGCTATACGATGAAAGGAAGAGGCTTTGGCCACGGTGTCGGCATGAGTCAGTGGGGGGCACAAGGGATGGCGGAAAGCGGGAAGTCTTATCGAGAGATTATCCAGTTTTATTATCCTGGAACGAAAATTACACCATTTGATAAGTAA
- a CDS encoding HI0074 family nucleotidyltransferase substrate-binding subunit — translation MERLQQRIKSAEKPLSAFSELVDVKEPTTVERDALIQRFKFSSEICFKTAKQFLYDKKGIDAASPKGVIRSLRENSILNEEEAIKGIRMVDDRNLTVHTYNEEVALKIQASLKDYYLLLLTIIERMKASI, via the coding sequence ATGGAAAGATTGCAGCAAAGAATAAAATCAGCCGAAAAACCACTATCTGCCTTCTCTGAACTTGTGGATGTAAAAGAACCAACTACTGTTGAGCGTGACGCCCTGATCCAGCGATTCAAGTTCTCATCTGAAATTTGCTTTAAAACTGCCAAGCAGTTCTTATATGATAAAAAGGGAATTGATGCTGCATCGCCTAAGGGAGTAATCAGAAGCTTGAGAGAGAATTCTATCCTGAATGAAGAAGAAGCAATCAAAGGAATTAGAATGGTAGATGACCGGAATTTAACAGTTCATACGTACAATGAGGAAGTTGCACTAAAAATACAGGCTAGCTTAAAAGACTACTATCTATTATTATTGACTATCATAGAACGAATGAAAGCTAGCATTTAA
- a CDS encoding ThiF family adenylyltransferase, which yields MKLRNSLNFRGYPERREIEYYDGENKTLEVNDFELVWSLLEILKEGTLDEKHQDIQIWKTKININNEEFDNLVSILKDNNLLINYPNDIEEFEYEFTKRQNDFLSNYDKTLGSMELSNKINKIKAVIIGAGTIGSTLAITLAKLGVGELILIDNDSVQLRNIKPQLLFDLNDVNKKKIKVIEKRIKNSEPYTKITTIDKKVLGINDISSLNLEGYQYIFGCFDDATESLHNDIIKFSQSNGIKYIQTGYFNDNTLVSNLCSQNGHNSLKESYRDYYTPYYIGENRGTIIQSLAASLLISRLIIEDVFDFDQNTKKLDNIDFDFLDIKINTSREETNNKLIEVAQKIMPLDEKKLNRKINYIREYVENNETVNEQIEMEITSIYQVFNLLQSVYNLEEISLEKPYLKFMDFLYSVDSDLEEGIENLYLSYKDIISNIMVEYDNRSLHIFHALGLLNEIEDYTKKQQLQDVIYKAIYSNIDEIINLLLKYKLHFIEHTDLNEYLVEVIGINNSILSAFNLSVQKQYKFLLDQTMETLFKESDKGDYLHYYNRGHFSDYYEAKEIIIESLQGVSESLLPPDFLEHIERMLENNYVIFENDSTKSDINQNVYFPSIKENIIVLKFENDWESFFTVFHELGHSYFNLSYKESFFDDSSQIINEIVAYYFEITCIKAILTNNQLSGEFKDELAEQYIARIHKVVLNTFGIHLLESEIFDYIKDNRTFNIKDFLDIRKKFDKHNIFENVKFKNQEHSYLNVFLNSNFIFEPFSNILEPISYFIAVFLFENGSNEKYSTILQIKQRLNNGETSLEQFLSSFTNMTNEELLEVSAKYLNSLISYLKEINIRK from the coding sequence GAGAAAATAAAACTTTAGAGGTGAATGATTTTGAACTTGTATGGTCGCTATTAGAGATCCTTAAAGAAGGCACACTTGATGAAAAACATCAAGATATTCAAATTTGGAAAACAAAAATTAATATTAATAATGAAGAATTTGATAATCTAGTGTCGATTCTTAAGGATAATAATTTATTGATAAATTACCCGAATGATATTGAAGAATTTGAGTATGAATTTACTAAACGTCAGAATGATTTCCTAAGTAATTATGACAAAACATTGGGATCTATGGAATTATCAAATAAAATTAATAAAATTAAAGCTGTTATTATTGGTGCAGGAACAATTGGTTCAACTCTAGCAATTACATTGGCGAAACTTGGAGTAGGTGAGTTAATTCTAATTGATAATGATTCTGTACAATTAAGGAATATAAAACCGCAGTTACTCTTTGACTTAAATGATGTTAATAAAAAGAAGATAAAAGTAATTGAAAAAAGGATAAAGAACTCAGAACCTTATACCAAAATAACTACAATTGATAAAAAGGTTCTAGGGATAAATGATATCAGTTCATTAAATTTAGAAGGGTATCAATATATTTTTGGATGTTTTGACGATGCTACAGAGTCACTACATAATGATATTATTAAATTTTCCCAATCCAACGGAATAAAATATATACAAACAGGTTATTTTAACGACAATACGCTTGTCTCCAACTTATGTTCTCAAAATGGCCATAATAGTTTGAAAGAAAGTTACCGTGATTATTATACTCCTTATTACATTGGAGAAAATAGAGGAACAATAATACAAAGTTTAGCTGCTTCATTACTTATTAGTCGATTAATAATAGAAGATGTTTTTGATTTTGATCAGAATACAAAAAAACTAGACAATATCGATTTTGACTTCTTGGATATTAAAATTAATACTTCCAGGGAGGAAACTAATAATAAATTAATAGAAGTTGCACAGAAAATAATGCCACTAGATGAGAAAAAATTAAATAGAAAAATTAATTATATCCGTGAATATGTTGAAAATAATGAGACAGTTAATGAACAAATTGAAATGGAAATTACATCTATATACCAAGTATTTAACTTGTTACAAAGTGTATATAACTTAGAAGAGATTTCTTTAGAAAAACCATACTTAAAATTTATGGACTTTTTGTATTCTGTAGATAGTGATTTAGAGGAAGGTATAGAAAATTTATATTTAAGTTATAAAGATATAATTTCCAACATAATGGTTGAATATGATAATCGATCTTTACACATTTTCCATGCATTAGGTTTATTGAATGAAATTGAAGATTATACAAAAAAACAACAACTACAAGACGTTATTTACAAAGCTATATATAGTAATATCGATGAGATTATAAATTTACTTCTTAAATATAAATTACATTTCATTGAACATACTGACTTAAATGAGTATTTAGTTGAGGTTATTGGGATTAATAATTCTATTCTTTCTGCATTCAATTTAAGTGTACAAAAGCAATATAAATTTCTACTAGATCAAACTATGGAGACACTCTTCAAAGAATCTGATAAAGGGGACTATTTGCATTATTATAATAGAGGTCATTTTAGTGATTATTATGAAGCAAAAGAAATAATTATTGAATCTCTTCAAGGAGTAAGTGAATCTTTGTTACCTCCTGATTTTTTAGAACATATTGAGAGAATGCTTGAAAATAATTATGTTATTTTTGAAAATGATAGTACTAAGAGTGATATTAACCAAAATGTATATTTTCCTTCAATTAAAGAAAATATAATTGTCCTAAAGTTTGAGAATGACTGGGAAAGTTTTTTTACTGTATTTCATGAGTTAGGACATTCCTACTTTAATTTGTCTTATAAGGAATCTTTCTTTGATGATAGTTCACAAATTATCAATGAAATTGTAGCATATTATTTCGAAATAACGTGTATAAAGGCCATTTTAACTAATAACCAACTATCTGGTGAGTTTAAAGACGAACTAGCAGAACAATACATTGCAAGAATCCATAAAGTTGTATTAAACACATTTGGAATACATTTGTTAGAAAGTGAAATATTTGATTATATAAAGGATAATAGGACCTTTAATATTAAAGATTTTCTGGACATACGCAAAAAATTTGATAAACATAATATTTTTGAAAATGTTAAATTTAAAAATCAAGAGCATAGCTATCTAAATGTTTTTTTGAATTCTAATTTTATATTTGAACCATTTTCAAATATATTAGAACCAATATCATATTTTATAGCAGTATTTTTATTTGAAAATGGAAGTAATGAAAAGTATTCGACAATACTTCAAATTAAACAAAGATTAAATAATGGGGAAACTAGTCTAGAGCAATTCTTAAGTAGTTTTACAAATATGACAAATGAGGAACTACTTGAAGTCTCAGCAAAATACCTAAATTCACTAATATCTTATCTTAAAGAGATAAATATAAGAAAATAA
- a CDS encoding nucleotidyltransferase family protein: MRENILKELKTIILNVLKEENVKVYLFGSWARQEEKNSSDIDIAVESRSQISLSKWAELLEKVEESTIPYHVDIVNMDDASMELKENVRKEGVEWKDCSKE, from the coding sequence ATGAGAGAAAATATATTAAAAGAGCTAAAAACTATAATCCTTAACGTTCTAAAAGAAGAAAATGTGAAGGTTTATCTTTTTGGTTCCTGGGCTCGCCAGGAGGAAAAGAATAGCTCTGATATCGATATTGCAGTAGAATCGCGTTCCCAAATCTCCCTATCAAAATGGGCGGAATTACTTGAAAAGGTGGAGGAATCCACCATTCCATATCACGTTGACATTGTGAACATGGACGATGCAAGTATGGAATTGAAAGAAAATGTGAGGAAGGAGGGGGTAGAATGGAAAGATTGCAGCAAAGAATAA
- a CDS encoding MFS transporter has product MVNVFKNRNFSFLFIGRLITNLGDSIYAIAAMWLVFNLTNDPFYTGLASAIVFIPQLFGFIFGPLVDRLSLKFTLIITQVMEGLLILCVPVASYFNVLNVWIVIIVMFLASVFSEISYPAQSSILPRILKEEDLVHGNSLMSFAYQGIDFALTAVSGLLLVYIGVINIYIVDSITFILAGIMFLNINIKNNQKTDDKKSKAGLKEIISNYKKDLKVGLNFVKNSFIPKLLIPLVIANGLFGMINAILPAFSISKGGDEYYGYYMAAWSVGMLLGSLIAPLFQKFPIGRVIILSTFISFIIWFVSFLSNPVLSLILFGIANVTLGIVNVLIFTMFQTLIPEELLGRVFAVISSISSIALPFGSILGGFLGSIIDSSYVYLMGAISLLFVSVYWIVYPKLRNLPSYNKMNKENYIFFEKGQEISQ; this is encoded by the coding sequence ATGGTAAATGTTTTTAAAAATAGAAACTTTTCATTTCTATTCATTGGCAGGTTAATTACCAATCTAGGTGATAGTATATACGCTATTGCTGCTATGTGGTTAGTTTTTAATTTAACTAACGATCCATTTTATACTGGATTAGCTTCTGCAATAGTTTTTATACCACAATTGTTTGGGTTTATTTTTGGCCCTTTGGTAGATCGATTATCGTTAAAATTCACCTTAATCATAACTCAGGTTATGGAAGGTCTATTGATTCTATGTGTTCCTGTCGCAAGTTATTTTAATGTACTCAATGTTTGGATTGTCATAATTGTAATGTTCTTGGCTTCAGTGTTTAGTGAGATATCTTATCCAGCTCAATCTTCTATACTTCCAAGAATTTTGAAAGAAGAGGATTTAGTGCATGGAAACTCTTTAATGAGTTTTGCGTATCAGGGTATTGACTTTGCATTGACTGCAGTATCAGGATTATTGCTCGTTTACATTGGTGTTATTAACATTTATATAGTGGATTCGATTACTTTTATACTTGCAGGAATAATGTTTTTGAACATTAATATTAAAAATAACCAAAAAACAGATGATAAGAAAAGTAAAGCAGGTTTAAAAGAGATTATATCTAACTATAAAAAGGATTTAAAGGTTGGCTTGAATTTTGTTAAAAACTCATTTATTCCAAAATTATTAATTCCACTTGTGATCGCAAATGGACTGTTTGGGATGATTAATGCTATCTTACCAGCCTTCTCAATTTCCAAGGGTGGGGATGAATATTATGGTTATTATATGGCTGCATGGTCCGTGGGAATGCTATTAGGCTCATTAATTGCTCCTTTATTTCAAAAATTCCCTATAGGTAGAGTAATAATTTTATCTACATTTATTTCATTTATTATTTGGTTTGTTTCTTTTCTGAGTAACCCGGTATTATCTCTCATATTATTTGGTATTGCCAATGTAACATTAGGAATTGTAAATGTACTGATTTTTACAATGTTTCAAACCTTAATACCAGAAGAGTTACTCGGGAGAGTATTTGCAGTTATCTCCAGTATTTCTAGCATAGCTCTACCTTTTGGATCCATATTAGGTGGGTTTTTAGGAAGTATAATAGATTCAAGCTATGTTTATTTGATGGGTGCTATATCATTGTTATTTGTTTCGGTATATTGGATTGTTTATCCTAAATTAAGGAATTTACCATCCTATAATAAAATGAATAAAGAGAATTATATATTCTTTGAAAAAGGACAAGAAATTTCACAATAA